Below is a window of Flavobacterium cyclinae DNA.
CTATTGATTTAGGCTATCGAATGATTAAAGGAGATCATAAAAAAATAGTGAATAAAGGTAAAGATCCTAAAAGTACAGTTAATATCATGTTTTATGGAGAAACAAAATATGATACAAAAGAAGCATTTGCATTAAAAGCTTTGGGAGAAGTTTTGACAATTAAATTAATTGAAGAGTTAAGAGAAAATGAAAGTGGTGTATACGGTATTTCCGCTAGAGCTAGTATGAATAAAATTCCCTATGGTTCATATAACTTCTCTATTAACTTTCCATGTGGGCCAGAAAATGCTGAAAAATTAGTTGAGTCTTCTTTGCGAGAATTGAATAAAATTATTGCAAATGGTCCTGAACAAAAAGATGTTGACAAGTTCAAAGAGTCTGCAAAATTAGAGTATAAAGAAAATTTAAAGGTAAATAACTTTTGGATGTCTGTTTTAAAGAAAAGTTACACTGACCAAGAAAATTCGGAAGAATCTTTGGAGTTTGAAGATAAATTAAATGCATTAACGGCTAAGGAAATTCAAGAGGTAGCTAAAAAATATCTTTCAAAAGATAAAGTTATTGGTATCTTGATGCCGGAAAACTAAATTTTTTAATAGAATATTAAAATCCAGAAACTGAAAAGGTTTCTGGATTTTTTATTTATAACAAACTGGAATAATTTCTCCTTTTGCCAAACAATATTTTTCTACTAATTCAGGTGCGATTGTTTTGGTATAATCTATTTCATCTACTTTAAAACCAATGCTTCTTAATTTGTCAAAGTAATCTCTTCCATATACTCTCACATGGTCGTATTGTCCAAATATTTTTGCGCGTTCTTTTGGGTCTGTAATTGAATCATCTGCAAAAGTAGTTGCTCTTGATAAATCTTGCGGAATTTGAAAGATTCCCATACCGCCAGGTTTTAAAACGCGATATAGTTCTTGCATCGCTTTTGTGTCATCTGGAATATGTTCTAAAACATGATTACATAAAATCATATCATAAGAATTGTCTTCAAAAGGCAAATTACAAATATCCGCTTTAACATCAGCTAAAGGCGAAAATAAATCGGTAGTGGTATAATCTAAATTCGATTGTTTTTTAAAACGTTTGTAAAATTCTTGCTCTGGTGCAAAATGCAATACTTTTTTAGGAGCCGTAAAAAAATCGGTTTCATTTTGCAAATACAACCATAATAATCGATGTCTTTCTAACGAAAGAGTACTTGGTGACAAAACATTATTACGTTGTGTTCCATATCCATATGGTAAAAACATATGAAAGCTTTTCCCGTCAATCGGATCAGTAAAACGTTTACCTTTTAATAAAAAAGCTAATATAGGTCGCACCACAATACTTAACCGAATTAAGATAGGACGAGGAATGGTATTAAGTATGATTTTAAATATTTTTTTCATTACAATACTAATGGTTTTTGTCTTAATCCATCTTCTTCATTACTTATAATTCCTAAAGCCTCATAGATATATGCAAAAGTGGATAACAATTCCGGTTTGCCATCTACAATAGCCACATCGTGTTCAAAGTGTGCACTTGGTTTTCCAT
It encodes the following:
- a CDS encoding class I SAM-dependent methyltransferase yields the protein MKKIFKIILNTIPRPILIRLSIVVRPILAFLLKGKRFTDPIDGKSFHMFLPYGYGTQRNNVLSPSTLSLERHRLLWLYLQNETDFFTAPKKVLHFAPEQEFYKRFKKQSNLDYTTTDLFSPLADVKADICNLPFEDNSYDMILCNHVLEHIPDDTKAMQELYRVLKPGGMGIFQIPQDLSRATTFADDSITDPKERAKIFGQYDHVRVYGRDYFDKLRSIGFKVDEIDYTKTIAPELVEKYCLAKGEIIPVCYK